The stretch of DNA CATGTTTTTTACACATTCAGGGCTTTATAACCCAATTCTTTGGGCTAATAACCCAATTAATACACCAGGGAATCATTTTTGTATATCAATACATGGTGAATATTCCACTCTTACTATTAGCTTAACTTTCTAATATGCCTGTACTGCAGAAAAAAATTAGATTGAACCTAAGCTAATTGTGATCTTGAACAAATCAAagacatttatgggcttatttattaatttttctgTCTGTGAATTCAAGTTAATCTAaactaccagcagctagagcgtcagcacagaagttactgagaccaagctaaaatggcaacatCTATCTTAAATAAACAGGAGGACCTTCTAggtctgtttactcaggtatggtagtgcttcctgcagaataaatatagaattctaggtggcactgttgtggctaatctattgacaATAAACTGACAAAATAggtttccttctcttttaaaggaataaaggagattacatttttgcctaactaactacattacaaataattttttattttgttcagtctatctattttacccagttttatttttacactgaactgttccataCTTGCCTTTTGATGGGGGTATAAATCAAatactataaataatatatggaatAATAACTGTGCAGTAATATGTACACATCTGATTTAAGTATTAGAAGCAGTAATTCCTTACTGATATCTAAATTGTTTTTTCCAGGACATTATTGTTGACTTTTCTAGAGCTTCTTCCACTTGTCTCAGCTTTCCTTCATCTGGCAAAATAAAGAGTGCTGTTGCATTCCCTTTGTATGGGATTTGTACCACAGTGCAGCCAAGCTTTTCATCAAATGCCACATTGTACATGCCATTTCTGCGCATCATTGGGACTGTCACATTTGTGTTCTCGTCCACATGGAAGATTCCATCCTGTGTAAACTTTTCTTCAAAAGGCTTTTCCCATTTTCCTTAAAACATATGGACACAGATTTTAACAATCAAGCAGAAACTGATCTATGAGAGGATTCAACATACTGCATAATTCTGTGGAGGGATTTCCTTCACAAACTGTTTCACAACCCAAATAACTGAACCCCCAAATTATCAAAGGGGCATATCTAAGAATGGCACCTTCCTGCAAATGGAACTCAAAACAGACCATTTAAAGGAAACTATtgcaaacataaaaatgtataataagcTTCATCTCACTAAATTAGAGCTCAAAATTACCAAAAATAGTGTCTCTTTAAATGGAGGATTTGTGTCTGAGTCGTTATTTTAGTTTGTTTCCTAATTCATTTCCAGATATTGTTCCCCATTCCCTCTGGTCCTGGACTAATAATTACATATTTGCTGGTGCCCAACACCTGTGTTAAGACAGGATTAATTTAAAACTGTTAAAGCTCTTAGTCGATAAGTCTATATTAAAACCCAGCATTACATGACACTGAAAGATTATGACATAACCAATATTTAATTCTATTAaatggttaatatatatatataatcggcAGAAAACCAattctcctccagccaagactccagttcctaCAATGCCTTGCATTCCTGTTCAGTGGCCTGATAATTCAGTTGCTTCTGCAAGACCAACCATGCAATATATAGAAAGAGACaaccagtgccgggccaagccaaccgggcactctataggcaacctggtcggcttggcctgccccaaacccccccccccaccgtgcgGGCATGCGCAAACGAGTGCACgatgcacacacacagggtggcgggTTTGCTGGGGCCGCTGCATTGGGGTGAAAGGgtccggaactagaggtaggtaaaagaagaggtacctgcctggcgccccccccaccctaggtaggtgcctcttctgcctacccctagacaGCTACTACTTTTAGTAGAAATTAAACTTAATATAACTGTAAGACAACTGAAAAGGCTTCTGTTTTTGGAATTTATGCAGTTATTAAAAAAGGCAAATTAGCAATTCTGTCACATGGCTTACCTCTGAAGAAAATGTAGTTAATAAgatataaaacagcatttttatcGACACTGCTGAGCAAATCAACAATTTTGCCGTGAGTTTGCTTCTCCACATAACTGTTAATCTGTTTttttgcttcctctgcattaTTGAAGTCAGTAGAAAAAGCTTCTGATTCATAGTACTTTTTAACATCATCTATGAATTGTTGGATGAGCTTCACATTATTGTCTATGAAGAGGGCATTTCCACTGTTCAGCTGCAATTCTCTGTCTGGGTCATTCAGCATGTGAAGGAGATGCTGGAAGCCGTTATGTATCTCCTCCTCTGTTATTTTAGTGTTGTTAAAGTTCAGTCCTTCTATGATCTGGTTTAAAGTGTCAGCTCTGGCACCTAAAGAGAGCATAGCCAAGGCAGTGGAGATACTCACTGGAGAGAAGAAAATGTTTTCCGATGGATGATCTGCTACAACTTGTCTGAAGAGTTTGAAAGCAAATTGGGAATTGGATGGTGCTATTTTGTGGCAAGCCATGTCTTCACCAGCATGATGATGGTGCTTGTGATCGTGATGTTTTCCTTTACCATGGTGATGATGGTCATGGTCATGATCTCCATGGTCATGGCCATTGTGATCATGGTCCTTACCATGTTTGGTCTGACCATCATGGTCAGCCAGGACCCCTGCACAAAGCAGAGCTAGGCTAACAATCAAAAAGGCCCTCATTGTTCTTCCTATCTTTAATCCtgcaacaaaaataaaagcaaGTTTTAGATAGGGCCTCACAGAACAAAAATACAAGATGGAAAAATAGATATGTATTACTACATGAATACAGATGGTTCTTGTTTAGGATGTGTGCTCAAAGAAATGAAGAAACAGAATTTTCCGAACAGAAGAGATGCTAAGTTAGCATTAATTCAAGCTCACAGCCATTAATTGTGTGACTATATGTTACTATTATACCTACAAATTTGTGCCAAAGCAATACTTACTTTAAAGGATTGGATCAGGGGTGCATACTAGAAGATGCTGTTTAGAACCAAAGGTATGACTTTTGCTACTTCATACGTGGGGTTTTCCAGAATCTAATCAAAAGTGTATAGGGCACGAACATTATAACCTATTTGTTCACATTTATggtctatctgtaatactgtgtaTAGCAGTAAAGCAcacttaaggggtatatttattatgctgtgtaaaaagtggagtgaaacattaccggtaatgttgcccaggataaccaatcagcaattgatttcaacagttagaaaaccaaagcaaagcatctgattggctgctatgagcaacatcaccagtgatgttttactccactttttacacagcatgataaatatacccctagtaAAATATTCTActataatatttctttttttaaaaatagagttTGTTCTATAAACTGATAGTTTGCCCACTACCTATATTATCAAAGTGCCCATGTCAGGATATATTGTAAAGCAGATACTGTGGATCAGATATCAAAATGACCCTGGGAAACTACATGTTAATGATCCCAGAGCTTGCATTTTGAGACATTCTTTGCTAACCTGCACTGGCTGTTAATATATGTTGTACTTAGCACTGTTAGGATTGTGATAAAACTAGGTGGTAGTTTCGTCCACCAGACATATTAAGCAGGAAAGCAAAAAGGGGACTATAAAAATACTAATAATCCCAGGCTAATTCACAGAGGCCTAATTTAGCCAGACCTTTGCCACAGGCACAACTGAAAACCAGCCTGAATGTACCCAGGTCCTTTGACCCACAGATGGCACTTCACCAGATCTCCCTGAGTTGCCCCAAAAATGTAACAAGTGGTTAGCATATGACCATCTGGTAACCAAAATGTCCACTCACTTACACCCTGAGTCCCATCAGTCTGGGCTCACTGAGCTCCTATAAACCTGTAGGTCTCAGAGGTACCAGGCAGCCTAGGGCCACACTACAAATTAACCTTGTAAGCTAAGTTATTACCAAAACTCCAAAAAGTATAACATTGTAAATACTTATCATCAGCCAGACCAGTAGAGTTATTCACTGGAATTTGGTAGAATTAGTTCACAACACACAATATTtatgaatggaaatatatacatacatacagtaaacaGTACAGCAAATAAAAGGTGAAATACGTTGAAAACCTACCACTTATATACCTATTGTAAGAAATACCAAATGGCCTCTGAGCAAGTAGAGATTTAGAAGAATCCTGGTTTTGGTAATCCAGGGAGCCCTTGCACAGTATGTTTCTGGGTTGCTTCCCTTGCATAACTAACTAGGCCGAGGCTGCGCACAGGCTTTCCCCTAAGTAGGAACACCCCCTTCCCAGGGGTGACTGACAAACAACTGAGCCACTCAGATGGGGCCATACTAGGCTATCCAAACAGTTTGGCCTATCAGCCAATCACCTTTGCTGCCTGAGGTAAAGCCTAAACCCACATGGTCCCTAGAGAACAAAGGGGAACATAGGTCCTTCTCTCTTGTGGATACATTATCATATGAACAGTGTCTGGTGGGGGGGATGGGGGAATTGGGAAAGGGAAGAACTGCTTGCAACAAAAAACCATAACACAGCAGTAGGTAGTAGTCCTGCACAGAACCTGCAATATCTGCCCCCCCTCCGAACAAACACTCACAAggattattaaatatagaaatacagaACAGCTTACAGGAAGATCTGTCGCCTAAAGgaaagtttctcaacttgcctaatGGCAGCAGTGTCCTCTGACAACCCGAGCATACATCAGCATTTGCATttgtacaaaaaaaggaaatgttaGTGATAGGTTGTGGTGCAGTGTACTTACTGGCTGTATCCAGAGGTCTACCCCAGATCAGACTGCACCACAGTTCAGACTTCTCTTTTATAA from Xenopus tropicalis strain Nigerian chromosome 8, UCB_Xtro_10.0, whole genome shotgun sequence encodes:
- the serpina1 gene encoding alpha-1-antitrypsin isoform X2 codes for the protein MRAFLIVSLALLCAGVLADHDGQTKHGKDHDHNGHDHGDHDHDHHHHGKGKHHDHKHHHHAGEDMACHKIAPSNSQFAFKLFRQVVADHPSENIFFSPVSISTALAMLSLGARADTLNQIIEGLNFNNTKITEEEIHNGFQHLLHMLNDPDRELQLNSGNALFIDNNVKLIQQFIDDVKKYYESEAFSTDFNNAEEAKKQINSYVEKQTHGKIVDLLSSVDKNAVLYLINYIFFRGKWEKPFEEKFTQDGIFHVDENTNVTVPMMRRNGMYNVAFDEKLGCTVVQIPYKGNATALFILPDEGKLRQVEEALEKSTIMSWKKQFRYQSIELTIPKFSIMATLDLIEELKKFGVTDVFSQNADLSGIVEGTPLKVSKAVHKAGLSVDETGTEAAAATAFEIMPMMIPPHILFNRAFVVIIYDPIPKSILFVAKVVNPKN
- the serpina1 gene encoding alpha-1-antitrypsin isoform X1, coding for MQGKQPRNILCKGSLDYQNQDSSKSLLAQRPFGISYNRYISGLKIGRTMRAFLIVSLALLCAGVLADHDGQTKHGKDHDHNGHDHGDHDHDHHHHGKGKHHDHKHHHHAGEDMACHKIAPSNSQFAFKLFRQVVADHPSENIFFSPVSISTALAMLSLGARADTLNQIIEGLNFNNTKITEEEIHNGFQHLLHMLNDPDRELQLNSGNALFIDNNVKLIQQFIDDVKKYYESEAFSTDFNNAEEAKKQINSYVEKQTHGKIVDLLSSVDKNAVLYLINYIFFRGKWEKPFEEKFTQDGIFHVDENTNVTVPMMRRNGMYNVAFDEKLGCTVVQIPYKGNATALFILPDEGKLRQVEEALEKSTIMSWKKQFRYQSIELTIPKFSIMATLDLIEELKKFGVTDVFSQNADLSGIVEGTPLKVSKAVHKAGLSVDETGTEAAAATAFEIMPMMIPPHILFNRAFVVIIYDPIPKSILFVAKVVNPKN